Proteins found in one Bremerella volcania genomic segment:
- a CDS encoding SGNH/GDSL hydrolase family protein, translating to MIRFLSSLSLVLVLTVMSFAADKDVPKSIAKWQGDMDKFAKKDQENPVKPGGVVFVGSSSIRMWDLDKSFPKLQAVNRGFGGSRLEDSVYYADRIILPYKPRTVVVYAGDNDVAAEYTPQQIHEDFREFVATIREELPQTKILYIAVKPSLKRWNLIQEVRETNKLIAQECAQTENCEFIDIDAPMLGEDGKPRPELFKDDGLHMTDEGYAIWTKQLEPHLKD from the coding sequence ATGATTCGTTTCCTCTCCAGTCTCTCTCTCGTATTGGTACTCACGGTCATGAGTTTCGCTGCCGACAAGGACGTGCCCAAGAGCATTGCCAAGTGGCAAGGCGACATGGACAAGTTCGCCAAAAAGGATCAGGAGAATCCGGTCAAGCCAGGCGGCGTTGTGTTTGTGGGCAGCAGCAGCATTCGGATGTGGGATCTCGATAAGTCGTTCCCCAAGCTGCAGGCGGTGAACCGCGGCTTTGGTGGTTCGCGTCTGGAAGACTCGGTTTACTACGCTGACCGGATCATCCTGCCGTACAAACCACGCACGGTCGTCGTCTACGCAGGGGACAACGACGTTGCCGCAGAATACACTCCGCAGCAGATTCACGAAGACTTCCGAGAGTTCGTCGCGACCATTCGTGAAGAACTGCCCCAGACGAAGATCCTGTACATCGCGGTGAAGCCAAGTCTGAAACGCTGGAACCTGATCCAGGAAGTCCGCGAGACGAACAAGCTGATCGCCCAGGAGTGTGCCCAGACCGAGAACTGCGAGTTCATCGACATCGACGCCCCGATGCTCGGCGAAGATGGCAAACCGCGGCCAGAGTTGTTCAAAGACGATGGCCTGCACATGACCGACGAAGGTTACGCCATCTGGACTAAACAGCTCGAGCCGCACTTGAAGGACTAA
- the rpsU gene encoding 30S ribosomal protein S21, which produces MVKVLVRDRESIQEAVRRFGKLVMRSGLKKEMRRRKYYEKPSDLKRRARLRAERRAMKERLLVQE; this is translated from the coding sequence ATGGTTAAGGTACTCGTTCGCGACAGGGAATCGATTCAAGAAGCAGTTCGTCGGTTTGGTAAGTTGGTCATGCGTAGCGGTCTCAAGAAAGAGATGCGTCGCCGCAAGTATTACGAAAAGCCGAGCGACCTGAAGCGTCGAGCCCGCCTGCGTGCCGAACGCCGCGCCATGAAAGAACGCTTGCTGGTTCAGGAGTAG
- a CDS encoding cryptochrome/DNA photolyase family protein: MSAELWQLRISDINDAPVNEEGKYVLYWMIANRRTEYNFSLQRAAWWADKLKKPLIVFEALRVGYQWASDRLHTFVLRGMLDNLNALSDGPVVYYPYVEPKKDAAKGLLKALGKEACVVVTDDFPCFFLPRMVKAVGKKLDVKLEAIDSNGLLPMRAADRDFPRAYSLRRFLQKELPPHLEVVPNANPLAKKSFPATNHKLIANVIQKWPSIDKRTLESPADFISSLPIDHEVGPVDTCGGSVAARKQMKWFLKEGLPRYAEQRNDVESECVSQLSPYLHFGHLSVHEVFHELTQQEKWEPSQLSKKVTGSREGWWNMSSNAESFLDEIITWRELGYNMCHLREDYDQYSSLPDWAQQTLADHKDDKREHVYTLEQFEKAQTHDELWNAAQRQLVRDGRIHNYLRMLWGKKVLHWTNTPEYAAQILIHLNNKYALDGRNPNSYSGIFWCLGRYDRAWGPEREIFGKIRYMTSDSAMRKLNLKGYMKEYSGAKLFD; encoded by the coding sequence TTGTCGGCCGAACTTTGGCAGTTGCGAATCAGCGATATCAACGACGCTCCGGTCAACGAAGAAGGCAAGTACGTCCTATACTGGATGATCGCCAACCGGCGAACCGAGTACAACTTTTCGCTCCAAAGGGCAGCGTGGTGGGCTGACAAACTCAAGAAACCGCTGATCGTCTTCGAGGCCCTGCGGGTCGGGTACCAGTGGGCCAGCGATCGTTTGCACACGTTCGTGTTGCGGGGGATGCTCGACAACTTAAACGCGTTGTCGGACGGCCCCGTCGTTTATTATCCGTACGTCGAGCCGAAGAAAGACGCCGCCAAGGGACTTCTGAAAGCGCTCGGCAAAGAAGCGTGCGTCGTGGTGACGGATGACTTCCCGTGCTTCTTCCTGCCGCGGATGGTGAAAGCCGTGGGCAAGAAGCTGGACGTCAAGCTCGAAGCGATCGACAGCAACGGGCTGCTGCCGATGCGGGCTGCCGATCGAGACTTTCCCCGGGCCTACAGCCTCCGGCGTTTTTTACAGAAGGAATTGCCGCCACACCTGGAAGTCGTCCCCAACGCCAATCCACTGGCAAAAAAGTCGTTTCCGGCGACCAACCACAAGCTGATCGCCAACGTGATTCAGAAGTGGCCTTCGATCGATAAACGAACGCTCGAGAGCCCGGCCGACTTCATTTCAAGCTTGCCGATCGATCATGAAGTGGGCCCGGTCGATACCTGCGGCGGATCGGTCGCCGCACGCAAGCAGATGAAGTGGTTCCTCAAGGAAGGCCTGCCGCGTTATGCCGAGCAGCGTAACGACGTCGAAAGCGAATGCGTCAGCCAGTTGTCACCGTACCTGCACTTTGGCCACCTCTCGGTGCACGAGGTCTTCCACGAGTTGACCCAACAGGAAAAGTGGGAGCCGAGCCAACTCAGCAAGAAGGTGACCGGCAGCCGGGAAGGGTGGTGGAACATGAGTTCCAACGCCGAGTCGTTCCTCGACGAAATCATCACCTGGCGGGAACTAGGCTACAACATGTGCCACCTTCGGGAAGACTACGACCAGTACAGTTCGCTACCAGACTGGGCCCAGCAGACGCTCGCCGATCACAAAGACGACAAGCGCGAACACGTTTACACGCTCGAGCAGTTTGAGAAAGCCCAAACCCACGACGAGCTCTGGAACGCGGCCCAGCGACAACTGGTGCGCGACGGGCGGATCCACAATTACCTGCGGATGCTGTGGGGCAAGAAGGTGCTGCACTGGACTAACACGCCCGAGTATGCCGCCCAGATCCTGATTCACCTGAACAACAAGTACGCCCTCGATGGGCGAAATCCCAACAGCTACAGCGGCATCTTCTGGTGCCTGGGTCGGTACGACCGAGCGTGGGGCCCTGAGCGAGAGATCTTCGGCAAAATCCGTTACATGACCAGCGACAGCGCGATGCGCAAGCTCAATCTGAAGGGGTATATGAAGGAATACAGCGGGGCCAAGCTGTTCGACTGA